The Constrictibacter sp. MBR-5 DNA segment GAGGCAGGCACTGCTCTACGCGCTGGATCGGAAGATGCTCACCGAGCGGCTGTTTGCGGGGAAGCAAGCGGTCGCGGACAGCTTCGTGAACCCGCTCGACTGGGTTCATTCCGGCGATCTTCCCACCTATCCGCACGATCCCGGCCGCGCCGCGGCGCTTCTTGATGCGGCCGGCTGGACGGAGATGCGACAGGGCATAAGGCACGATGCCGAGGGCAAGCCGCTGTCGCTGGAGCTGATGACGACAGCCGGCAACCGAACCCGGGAGCTGGTTCAACAGGTGCTGCAGAGCCAGTGGAAGGCCGTCGGCGTCGATGTCCGCATCAACAACCAGCCCGCTCGTGTCTTCTTCGGCGAGACGATGTCCAAGCGGCGATTCTCCAGCATGGGGATGTACGCCTGGATGTCCGCGCCGGAGAACGTGCCGCGGACGACCCAGCATTCCAGCATGATCCCGTCCGACGACAACGGGTGGTCGGGCCAGAACTACCCGGGCTACGTCAATGCGGAAGCCGATCGGCTGATCGACGCGATCGAGGTCGAGTTGGATCGGGACAAGCGCGCCGGCATGTGGGCCGAACTCCAGCGCCTCTACATGCAGGAATTGCCGGCCCTCCCGCTCTACTTCCGCTCGGAGGCGCACGTGATGCCGAAATGGCTGCGCGGGGTCGTCCCGACCGGTCACCAGTATCCGGTGACGCTCTGGGCGGAGGACTGGCGTGCCGAGTGAGGGCGAGGGGGGATCGCAGGGGCACTCCCTTGCGGTCGTCCCCACTGGGAAGATCGCGGCGGTGGTGACGCATCTCGAGATGCTGGCGCCGCCACTCGCTCTGTCCGCGCCGGCAGCGCACGCGAACCTGGCCGTCGAGCGCGTGGCGATGCCCGACATCGACTGGTACCGGGGCATCTATCGCGCCGTCGGCGAGGACTGGCTCTGGTATACGCGGCTGGCGATGGACGATGCCGAACTGGCGGCGAGCATCCGACAGCCCGGCATCGAGATCTATCGGCTCGTGCGAGAAAACGCCGATATCGGTTTGCTGGAACTGGATTTTCGCTTCCGACCGGACGTCGAATTGGTGTTCTTCGGGGTGGTTGCCGACGCGATCGGGACGGGAGCCGCCCACATCCTCATGCGGCACGCGATCCACCGCGCATGGCGCGACGCGCCGAGGCGCTTCTGGGTCCACACCTGCACGCTGGACCATCCGCGTGCGCTGCGCTTCTACGAGCGAAGCGGCTTCCGCGCCTATAAACGCGAGATCGAGATCGACGACGACCCGCGACTGACCGGCGTCCTGCCGCGGTCGGCCGCCCCGTGGTACCCGATCGTCGAATAGAACGAGCCCCTCAGGTGGCGGCGCTTTCCCGGCGCTTGGCCTCCTCCCAGAGCGTCTCGAGTTCGTCGAGCGAGCAGGCATCGGCGCTCTTTCCCTGCGTGCCGAGCATCTCCTCGATCATCCGGAATCGTCGTTCGAACTTCGCATTCGCCCGCCGCAGCGCAGCTTCGCCATCGATCTTCAAGTGACGCGCCAGATTGGCGGTGGCGAACAGCAGGTCGCCGACCTCGTCTTCGAACCTGTCGGCTCCGGCCCCGGCATCGATTTCCGCGCGCACTTCGGCGATTTCTTCCTCGATCTTGTCGAGGACGCGGCGGGGCTCCGCCCAGTCGAAGCCGACGCGCGCCGCGCGCTTCTGGAGCTTCTCGGCCCGTATCAGGGCGGGCAGGGCGAGGGCGATCCCGTCCAGGATACTCGCGCGCCGGCCGGAGGCCGCAGCCTTGGCGGCACGTTCCTCCGCCTTGCGTGCTTCCCACGCCTGGGTCTGGGCGGCTGCGCCGCGGATCTCGGTATCGCCGAACACATGCGGATGCCGGGCGACCATCTTGTCGGCGATGGCCCGGGCTACCGCGGCGAAATCGAACTGGCCCATCTCGGCCGCGATCTGCGCGTGATAGACGACCTGAAGCAGCAGATCGCCCAGTTCCTCGCGCAGTGCCGGCATGTCGGAACCGGCGATCGCGTCGGCGACCTCATAGGCCTCTTCGATCGTGTAGGGCGCGATCGTCTCGAACGTTTGCTCGATGTCCCAGGGGCAACCGTTCTGCGGATCCCGAAGCCTCCGCATGACATCCAGGAGGCGGGTCATCTCATCCGCGGGGGGGCGTTCCTGATCCGGCATTTCTAAGTCGGATAATATATATTCTTGCGATACTGCGGAACCGTATGTTCTAGGCATGTTCGCGTCGGCTATTTACTGCGTCGGACGCATCGTTCGATCTTGTCAATTCCGCAATTACTATGCTCTCGATCTTTTCGATTACTGCAATCGCCTTCTGCTCTTTGTCGCGCGTGAGAAGCCAGCGCATTCGATGCAGTAGCACAAGCTCGGGAGGAAGTCCCAAAAGTTGAGCAATGCGAAGGGCAATGGCGGCGCTAGGGAAAATCTGGCTGCGGCGATAGTCCGATACCGCCTGACGCCTAACGCCTAGCAGTTGCGCTAAGGCGTAATCCGACGTGATGCCGTGCTGGCGCATTACGCGGTCAAGGTAGCCGTTCGGCGTGTCCATTGTCGTCTCCGTGGGGGGCGGAACTGCTTGACGTACAGTAAACGGCGAGTGTCCCATCAGGTTAGGCTTTTGTTAGTGACGCAACTCACATGGTCGATGGAACTTGACGGATGCCAGATATAGCCGGCGTCATGGGCGTGCGCTTCGGCGCGGTCGTCGGGGGGCGGCCTGGGGAACCGGCCGCGAGTCGGTTCCCCAACCCCCCGCGAGTTCACCCCCCGGTGTTTCCTCACCCGTTCACTAGGGGGGCGTTGGCGGCGGAGCCGCGCCGGCCTCGGGCTCTTATCCCGCCCGGCGCGGCACGCACCCCCAAAGGGCGCATCCGCCGCTAACCCGCAAAACGGGTGGTAAGCGAGCGCAGCGAGCGCGGAAAGCGGAGCCACATGGAAGTCGGAAAGCTAGTCGAACATCTGCACGAGCGGGCCGGACAGTTCTTCCGGGGCGCGGTGAGCCTGGACGCGGTGCCGGGAAAAATCCTGATCCTGCCCACGGCGAAGCACGGCGAGCGGTCGCCGGATTTCGTCGTCAAGATGGAACGCCACAATCCGACGACGGGCGAGGTGATCGAGCCGGTCGTGGCCGGCGCGGCGTGGTGGCAGGTGGGGCAGCGCGACGGGCTCAAATACCTGTCGGTGAAGTTCCAGCGGCCGGAACAGCCGAAGCCGATCCGGTGCGCGGCGTTCTTCCGAACCGAAGGCGCGAGCAAGGGGCTCGACCTTCCGCCGGTCGAGGGACGCGAATGGCGCCTCGTGTGGCGTCCGCCGGGTGTGCGGCCGGTCGCGGACGGCGCCGAGGCGTCGCCGGATCTGGATGACGATATTCCGTTCTGACGATGGAAGCCGGCGACCTGCACAACCCGCTGTCCGTCCTGTTCGCGACGAACGGGGCGGAGGCAACGCGGCGGTGGGTCGGCCTCGCCTATGACTGCGGCCTATTCGTGCGCCTCGGTAGCTTCGATGAGGTGGCGGACTGGTCGCAGCAATGGGCGGCGGGCTTCGCGGACGGAACCGTTGACTTTCTCACAATCGAGCCGGTGACACGCGCCACGGCGGCGCGGGTCGAGGAATGGGCGGCGACCTGTCGAAAGACGGGCGGGCCGATCCTCGCGCCGGATTGGAGGTCGGGCAGATATGGCGAGAGCTTTGGAGACGTTGGAGCGGGAACCTCTGACGGTGGTGGAGGAGACGGGCGGGGTGCCGCTCTCGGCGCAGATCGTGGCGGCGGGCGTGATGATCGAGGAGGCGGAGGCGCGCTATCGAGCGGCGCGAGGATGGGAGCGGGAACCGGCCTGGAAGGTTCTCCAGACGCTGCGGAGCATCAACCGGACGCTCCGGGAAGTGGCGGACAGACGCGGCATGCGCTTGCACTGATCTGAGGGGAGAGGGGGGTAATTCGTAGCACCCCCCTCTAGGTCTACAGGGGACAGGTGGAACGGTTGGAAACGCTCTATTGCGGCTTTGACGGGCTCGACGTGGCTTTCGAGGGTTGGCTACCGGATGCGGCGCTGGCGATGCTGGCGGATCGCAAGGAAGCGGCGCAACTCGACGGGAAGCCGGTGCCGCACGACCTGGGCGGCGTGCGCGGCTTCGTCGGCGCGACGGGGCGGCCGGGCTTCGCCTATCGTTTCGAGACGGGCGACGACGGCGAAATCTGGTGGTTCCAGCGGAACACGTCGAAAAATACGTGGCGGATATTCGTCTCTGTCCGTTCGCTGGCGCTGGCGGTGCACGGCCTGGACCGGGTGCGTGACCGGCTTTATCAGCGGCTTGAAGCGTTTGGCGCCACGGTCCTAAAGGAAAGCATTAACCGCGCGGACCTCGCGATTGACTTTCGCGCCGAAGGCTTTGGGCCGGACCCGGCGGCGATCATCGCGCATAGCCATGCGACCAAGGCGGCGGAGTGCGACGCGGACGTTCCTTCGGTGCACTGGACGGGGCGGCGCGTCTCGTCGGTGACGGTCGGCCGGATGCCCGGCCGTCAAGTCATCCTGTATGACAAGCGGCGCGAGGCGGTGCAGACGAAGAAATTCCACTGGTTCGACTTCTGGGGCGTGCCGGATTGGCGCGCGGATCGCCGGCCGGTGTGGCGGATCGAGGTGCGCGCCGGCAAACAGGCGTTGAAGAAGTATGACGCGACGACGTGGGCCGGGCTGGCGGCATCGTTCGCCGATTTCACGGCGGATATTATGGGCGCGGTGCGGCTGACGGTGCCGGCGCGCGACCTGAACCATTCCAGGTGGCCGGTTCATCCCGTATGGGCGGCTGCATTAGACGGGCTCCTATCATACCTCGCCGGGGCGGATATGACGCGCTCGGGCGTGGTGCCGGTCCGCAAGGTGGTCGGCCGGCGGGCGGTTCTGCGGGATATGTACGGCGGCTTGATTGCCGGGCTGGCGGCGAGCCTGGAAGCGGTCGAGGACCGCGACGGCCGCGGCGGGCTCGATATTCCCGGCGCCGTGGCGGATCTGCTGCGGCGCGCGGCGACGGAGCAACCGGCCGAATGGGCGGCCAAGGTAGGGCGGGCGCGGTCGCGTCTCTGGATCACGGAGGAGAGTCACAGTGTCGAAAGAGAACCTCGCGGAGTTCGGGGCGTCGCTCCAGGCGTTGGCGGACGCGAGCATGATCGGGAAGGCGGCGGCGGCGGAACGGTGCCTCGCGTCGCTGCTCAACACGCTGCAGGGTTTCAATGACCGCCTGGAACGGATCGAGGCGGCCGAGGTCGAACGTAGCGGCGGCGCCGGTCTCGCGGTGATGCGCGATGGCTGAACGCGAGATCAAATGGCGGCAGGCGTGCGAAAACTGCAAGCTGCCGGTGGCGGTGCGGCTGACGATCAACGGTCGGGCCTATTACCGTTGCCACGGCGAGCTATCGGACAACGGCGCCCATTGCGGGCACCGTGTCACGTTCGGCAAGCGCGCGACGGATGAGCGGTTGGCGCGCATTGCGCCAGCCAAGGAACAGAAACCGGCCGATCCCCCCGCGGCCAAGTCGGACGACGGGGGCAAGAGTGACGGTAGCACCATTTCTGACCGACGAGCCGGCACCGGCGGATGGGGGCTCGGCTCCTGGTGACGAGGGCGCGTTTCTCGATGCGCTGAATGTCGAGGACGACGGGCAGGGCGGCGGCCCGGCCGAGGATGCGGCGCCGGTCGATCCTGGCGCACCGGCGGACGGCTTCATCGGCACGGATGCGTTCTTTGCCGGGTTCAAGGTGACGCACCAACTCGCGGGCCTGGGGACCGGCCTGCGATCCCTGCAAGAGGGACCGGACGCGCCGGGGGCGCGCGAGGCGTCTGACGCGATTTATGCCTGCCTGTACGATACACCGTCGCTGCACTTCCTGATCCAGCCGGGCTCGCTTTGGATGCAACGGGCGGCGGTGATCGCGGCCTATGCGGTGCCGCTCGGCATGTCGTGCAAGGTCGAACTGGCGCAGCGGCGCGCGGCGCGGGCAAAGGCGGCGGCGGAGCGGCAGGCGACCGCTCGGGCGGCGGCGGCGTCGCGGCCGGGCGCGGCGGCACCGGCGGCGACGGGCGAACGGCCGGTGCACTGGCAAGAGCCTATTCCGTGATCGGCAAGGATGCGCGCTGCATCGCAGTGTTCGGCCGGCGCGGCGCGGGGAAATCGACCCTGGTTAAGTCCCTAGTGGCCGGCGCCGGGCGGCTCGTCGTGTTCGACCCGATGGGCGAATATGCGCGGATGCCCGGATACCGGCGCGCGGCGAGCGTCGGCGAGGTCCGCAAGATCCTGCGGGCGTCCTGGGGGCGCGGGTTTCGCGTCGCGTTCGTGCCGGAGCGCGAGCACGTCAAGGCGCTGCACAGTCTCTCGGCGCTGTTGTGGGGGGCGCAGATCGCCTATGACGACGGCCGCGATACGCGGAAGCTGCTGCTCGTGGTCGAGGAAGCGAACCTAGGCTTTCCCAATCGGCCGATGCGTCCGGGCGAAGATGCGTTCCTGCGGCTGATCCTACAGGGGCGTCACCGCGGTATCGAGATTATCGCGGTGACGCAGCGGCCGGCGCTGGTCTCGCCGAATTTCCGCAGCAATGCAGCGGAGACATACTGCTTTGCGCTGTCGGATGAAATCGACCTATCGACAATGCGGCGGATGGTGGGCAAGGCGCGCGAGGCGGAATTGCGCGCGATGCCGGTGCACCATTATTTCCGGGTGTCGAACGGCACGGTCGAGCGCGGCGTGAACCGCCTGCCGCGTATTACAGAAACCTCTATGAAAGCCGGCGGCGCGCAGTCGAAAAAACCGCTTGCAACATCGCGCGGTGCGGCTCGATCTTCGGAGAGCAACAGGGCATCGGGGCGCGCGTGAGGCTGAAAACAGACATGCTGGTAACGGCAGTTGTAGCGGGGCTGATCGTGGCGTTTCTGTCGCGGGTCATCTTCAAGGGGGAAGAAGTCACATGAACGTCAATGGTCTCGTTAAGTCGGTGGTGCCGGTCATCATCGGCGTGTTTCTCGCCGGCTACATCATGAACGCGCTCCGCGACAATTCCATTGTCGCCAGCGCAATCGACGGGTTCGACGGCTGATCTAGCCGGCGGCTTCACCTTCGGCCGGCGTCCCCCCGCGCATGGCCTCAACCGTTCGACAATCGGGGGCACCCGTGCAGATCCAAGTCAAGCTCCCCTCTTTCGAGGGTATCGGCGCGGGCCAGACCGCGACCTGTCGCCTGCCCATCGGCCGGCGCTACCATGAACTCCAGCTCGTCTATTCCGGTGTCACCCTGGCGCAGATGACGGAAATCCGCATCATCGCGAACCAGAAGGTGATCCATCGCTATTCGGCGACGGAACGCGACGTGATGAACCAGTTCTTCGGCCTCACGGCCGCGGCGGGCATCCTGCGACTGCCGTTCGACCGGCTGTTTCTGAAACAGCGGCAGGCCGAGGAAGTCACGGCGCTGAATACCGGGAGCAAGGACAAGAACGGCCGTTTCATCGGCTCGCTGCACGTCGAAATCGACGTTGCGGCGGCGGCGGTGGGCACGGCGCTCGCGCTGTACGCCACACAGTCCAACGCGGTGGCCGGCGGGCCGGGCGTCGTGGGGCATATCCGCAAGTACAGCCGCACGGCGGCCGGTGCGGGCGAGTACGAGGTCTCCGACCTGCATTTCAACACCCCCACGGCGCAGGCGATCAATTCGCTGTTCATCAACGATGCCGGGAACCTCAACGGGCTGGTGATCGAGCGCGGGCTCTACAAGGTGTTTGAGCGCGATACGGCGCTCAACGAACTGATCCAGTCGGATCATGGGCGCGTGCCGCAGACGAATTGGTGGGTCTATGACCCGGCCGAAAAGGGCTATGGCGGCGAACCGCTCGATCTCGTCGGCTATTCGGATTTCCGGCTGCGGCTCGATATGGCGGCCGGGGCGACCATGCCGATCATCGTGGAATATCTGGGCCAGTTGGGCGACTGACCGGCAGGGGGCGCCCGCGCGGGCGCCCCCATCATTCCGCGAGAGGTGGGGGCAGGCATGGCAACAGAAAACGATCCGCTCTGGTATCTGAGCGACCCGCTCGGCGCGGTCGGCGCTTTCGAGACGGGCAAGGATGCCGACGCGGGCGGCGGCTGGTGGTCGAGCGGGTGGGACTGGCTCGATGGGGTGGCCGGGACGGTCGGCGACACGATCGGCAACCTCGCCGACAGTGCCGCGAAACTCTGGTCGGTGGACTATCTCACGGACAAGTTCGGCGACGGCAAGGCGCGGCCGGAACTGGTCTGGGACGGGCGGCAGGTGGTGCCAGCGACGGGAACGCCCCTCACCGGCTACAGCAGCGGCAGCAATAACCTGCTGATCGTCGGCGGGCTGGCGGCGGTCGGGCTGGCGCTGGTTTTCATGGGGCGCAAGTAATGCCGGTGCCGCTGCTATGGGTGGCGGCCGGTGCGGCGGGCATGTGGGCCTTCGGCAATGTGGCTGAGGAAGTCGCAAAGCCGGTGAAATGGG contains these protein-coding regions:
- a CDS encoding GNAT family N-acetyltransferase → MPSEGEGGSQGHSLAVVPTGKIAAVVTHLEMLAPPLALSAPAAHANLAVERVAMPDIDWYRGIYRAVGEDWLWYTRLAMDDAELAASIRQPGIEIYRLVRENADIGLLELDFRFRPDVELVFFGVVADAIGTGAAHILMRHAIHRAWRDAPRRFWVHTCTLDHPRALRFYERSGFRAYKREIEIDDDPRLTGVLPRSAAPWYPIVE
- a CDS encoding DUF87 domain-containing protein, whose product is MIGKDARCIAVFGRRGAGKSTLVKSLVAGAGRLVVFDPMGEYARMPGYRRAASVGEVRKILRASWGRGFRVAFVPEREHVKALHSLSALLWGAQIAYDDGRDTRKLLLVVEEANLGFPNRPMRPGEDAFLRLILQGRHRGIEIIAVTQRPALVSPNFRSNAAETYCFALSDEIDLSTMRRMVGKAREAELRAMPVHHYFRVSNGTVERGVNRLPRITETSMKAGGAQSKKPLATSRGAARSSESNRASGRA
- a CDS encoding major capsid protein P2, with the protein product MQIQVKLPSFEGIGAGQTATCRLPIGRRYHELQLVYSGVTLAQMTEIRIIANQKVIHRYSATERDVMNQFFGLTAAAGILRLPFDRLFLKQRQAEEVTALNTGSKDKNGRFIGSLHVEIDVAAAAVGTALALYATQSNAVAGGPGVVGHIRKYSRTAAGAGEYEVSDLHFNTPTAQAINSLFINDAGNLNGLVIERGLYKVFERDTALNELIQSDHGRVPQTNWWVYDPAEKGYGGEPLDLVGYSDFRLRLDMAAGATMPIIVEYLGQLGD
- a CDS encoding DUF736 family protein codes for the protein MEVGKLVEHLHERAGQFFRGAVSLDAVPGKILILPTAKHGERSPDFVVKMERHNPTTGEVIEPVVAGAAWWQVGQRDGLKYLSVKFQRPEQPKPIRCAAFFRTEGASKGLDLPPVEGREWRLVWRPPGVRPVADGAEASPDLDDDIPF
- a CDS encoding helix-turn-helix transcriptional regulator; translation: MDTPNGYLDRVMRQHGITSDYALAQLLGVRRQAVSDYRRSQIFPSAAIALRIAQLLGLPPELVLLHRMRWLLTRDKEQKAIAVIEKIESIVIAELTRSNDASDAVNSRREHA
- the mazG gene encoding nucleoside triphosphate pyrophosphohydrolase, yielding MTRLLDVMRRLRDPQNGCPWDIEQTFETIAPYTIEEAYEVADAIAGSDMPALREELGDLLLQVVYHAQIAAEMGQFDFAAVARAIADKMVARHPHVFGDTEIRGAAAQTQAWEARKAEERAAKAAASGRRASILDGIALALPALIRAEKLQKRAARVGFDWAEPRRVLDKIEEEIAEVRAEIDAGAGADRFEDEVGDLLFATANLARHLKIDGEAALRRANAKFERRFRMIEEMLGTQGKSADACSLDELETLWEEAKRRESAAT
- a CDS encoding LPXTG cell wall anchor domain-containing protein, with translation MATENDPLWYLSDPLGAVGAFETGKDADAGGGWWSSGWDWLDGVAGTVGDTIGNLADSAAKLWSVDYLTDKFGDGKARPELVWDGRQVVPATGTPLTGYSSGSNNLLIVGGLAAVGLALVFMGRK